Proteins encoded together in one Terriglobus saanensis SP1PR4 window:
- a CDS encoding type II toxin-antitoxin system RelE family toxin, translating to MANTLYIAPSLVESVEKLSPSQKEVVLATLQSLSEDVDGNSSPLSFSSTDQFRVSHAGNVRIILQYLPEQERILVTSIDPDAYAAQAEAEELAASA from the coding sequence ATGGCTAACACTCTCTACATCGCCCCCAGCCTTGTTGAATCCGTTGAGAAGCTGTCCCCCAGCCAGAAGGAAGTCGTCTTAGCTACCCTGCAATCTCTGAGCGAAGATGTGGACGGAAACAGCTCGCCGCTGTCTTTCTCCAGTACGGATCAGTTCCGCGTCTCGCACGCGGGGAACGTTCGCATCATCCTGCAATACCTTCCCGAACAGGAGCGAATTCTCGTCACCAGCATCGATCCCGACGCTTACGCCGCACAGGCAGAAGCGGAAGAACTCGCCGCTAGTGCGTAG